The DNA sequence CTTGCTGCCGCGGAGTGGGCCCAGGCCCGCGCGCGGGGGAGTTACGCGGGGTCGGCGGTGGACCGGCGGGACGGGTACGTCCATCTCTCCGGCCGGGAACAGGTCGTCGAGACGGCCGCCCGGCACTTCGCCGGGCAGCGTGGCCTGGTCCTGCTGACCGTCGACCCCGGGCTGCTCGGTGCCGACCTGCGCTGGGAGCTGTCCCGCGGCGGGGCGCTGTTCCCGCACCTGTACGCGCCGCTGCCGGTCGACGCGGTGGTGCTGGCCGTGGACGTACCCGAGGACGTGCCGGTCCCCGACGCGGTGGCCGCACTGGTGGGTTGAGCCGTCGTCAGGCGGCTCGGGCGGGTTGGTTGGGTCGCCGCTCGGCGGCTTGGGCGGAGATCGGTTGAGTCGCCGGCAGGCGGCTTGGATGGATCGGTTGAGTCGCCGGCAGGCGGCTTGGATGGATCGGCTGAGTCGCCGTCAGGCGGGTCGCCGTCAGGCGGCTCGGATGAATCGGTTGGGTCGCCGTCAGGCGGCTCGGCCGGGTCGGGTGGCCGGCCGGGGG is a window from the Polymorphospora rubra genome containing:
- a CDS encoding DUF952 domain-containing protein, which encodes MIYKLLAAAEWAQARARGSYAGSAVDRRDGYVHLSGREQVVETAARHFAGQRGLVLLTVDPGLLGADLRWELSRGGALFPHLYAPLPVDAVVLAVDVPEDVPVPDAVAALVG